The DNA window AGGTGCCGATGTACAACCAGCACATCAGCCAGTTGTGCTTGCGGCGGAAAATCACCGCCTGTTCGGCGAACGAGGAGCGGGCGCTGGTCAGGTCATTCATGCCGAACCAGGCCGCCACCGCGCAGATCGCAATGGCCGGCACCCAGATGAAGCCGGCATTCTGCAGGTACAGCGGAGCACCCCCCTCCACCACCGGCTGCGGTGCACCACCGAGGGCACCAAACACGCCCACCGTGATCACCAGCGGGATCACCGCCTGTGCCACCGACACGCCGACATTGCCCAGGCCGGCATTCAGGCCCAGCGCCAGGCCCTGCTTCTGCTTGGGATAGAAGAAGGAAATGTTGGACATCGACGAGGAGAAGTTCGCCCCACCAAAGCCACACAGGATCGCAATCACCACGAACACCCAGTAAGGCGTCGCCGGGTTCTGCACCGCAAAGCCAAGCCAGATCGTCGGTGCCAGCAGTGATGCGGTGGACAGCGCCGTCCATCGGCGACCGCCAAAGATCGGAATCACGAACGAATAGAAGATGCGCAGCGTCGCGCCGGACAGGCTGGGCAGTGCCACCAGCCAGAACAACTGATCGGTGCTGAAGCCGAAGCCGATCTTCGGCAGGCTGATGGTCACCGCCGAGAACAGTACCCAGACCGAGAAGGCCAGCAGCAGCGAGGGAATGGAGATGACCAGGTTGCGGGTGGCGACCCGCTTGCCGGTGCGCTCCCAATAGCCGGGATCTTCCGGCGTCCAGTCGCTGATGACGCGACCAGGACTGGCAGTGCTGCGGACAACAGGATCGCTAC is part of the Stenotrophomonas lactitubi genome and encodes:
- a CDS encoding NarK family nitrate/nitrite MFS transporter, which gives rise to MTVGSDPVVRSTASPGRVISDWTPEDPGYWERTGKRVATRNLVISIPSLLLAFSVWVLFSAVTISLPKIGFGFSTDQLFWLVALPSLSGATLRIFYSFVIPIFGGRRWTALSTASLLAPTIWLGFAVQNPATPYWVFVVIAILCGFGGANFSSSMSNISFFYPKQKQGLALGLNAGLGNVGVSVAQAVIPLVITVGVFGALGGAPQPVVEGGAPLYLQNAGFIWVPAIAICAVAAWFGMNDLTSARSSFAEQAVIFRRKHNWLMCWLYIGTFGSYIGFSAGFPMLVKSQFPAVNPLAYAFIGPLLGALMRSVGGSMADRWGGARLTFWVFALMIAAVFGVLHFLPSDGQGGNFYGFLFSFMALFVLSGIGNGTTFRMIPVIFRTLHERLSAGANAEGKAASAHQASIESAAVVGFSGAIGAYGGFFIPKSYGSSITLTGSPDMALYGFVVFYVTCLAVTWWWYYRRGAETPC